A window of Chloroflexota bacterium contains these coding sequences:
- a CDS encoding sigma-70 family RNA polymerase sigma factor — translation MTTEKEKTLNPTRELLDKAEEQGYLTFEDVLEAFPEAEKNLPQLEDLFMYLYSEGIEIIFDDGEQKEEELTEEMESAEVELQEEAFDLSSIGSDDTISLYLKEMASVPLLTPEEEIRLAKQLERGRSAARRLNRDNQLRASKGISSLDPQTRERLQREVELGEAARAHLIKANTRLVVSIAKRYMGQGVPFLDLIQEGNLGLMKAVEKFDYHRGCKFSTYATWWIRQSITRALAEQGRIIRLPSHVGDRIRKVYRTAQQLEQDAGRRPTPVEIAEEMGIEPTKVRWLLRVSRRPLSLEKPVGEEEDSELGEFIEDEDSPTPTDMATQNLLAEKLEEVLSTLSPREARILRLRFGLQDGRSYTLKEVGEKFGLTRERIRQIEREALNRLRHPSRSRQLRDYLS, via the coding sequence ATGACAACGGAGAAGGAAAAAACCCTTAACCCTACACGCGAACTCCTCGACAAAGCCGAAGAGCAGGGTTACCTGACCTTCGAAGATGTCTTGGAGGCTTTCCCTGAGGCGGAAAAGAATCTGCCCCAGTTAGAAGACTTGTTCATGTATTTGTATAGCGAAGGCATTGAGATTATCTTCGATGATGGCGAGCAAAAAGAGGAAGAGTTAACCGAGGAGATGGAGTCTGCCGAGGTAGAGTTGCAGGAGGAAGCCTTCGATCTCAGTAGCATCGGCAGCGACGACACGATCAGTCTCTACTTGAAGGAAATGGCCAGCGTTCCTTTGCTGACGCCTGAAGAGGAAATCCGGTTAGCCAAGCAACTAGAGCGGGGTAGAAGTGCTGCTCGGCGCCTGAACCGCGATAACCAACTGCGTGCTTCCAAGGGAATTTCCAGCCTGGATCCGCAAACGCGGGAAAGATTGCAACGCGAAGTTGAGTTGGGTGAAGCGGCTCGGGCGCATCTCATCAAGGCTAACACCCGCTTGGTGGTCAGTATTGCCAAACGATATATGGGCCAGGGTGTGCCTTTCCTCGATTTGATCCAAGAAGGCAACCTTGGCCTGATGAAAGCGGTGGAGAAATTTGACTACCACCGCGGCTGCAAATTCAGTACTTACGCCACGTGGTGGATTCGCCAGTCCATCACCCGCGCATTGGCCGAACAGGGGCGTATCATCCGTTTGCCCTCCCACGTAGGTGACCGTATCCGCAAGGTATATCGCACCGCACAACAATTGGAGCAGGATGCAGGACGACGGCCTACGCCGGTCGAGATAGCAGAGGAAATGGGCATCGAACCCACGAAAGTGCGATGGCTCTTGAGGGTCTCGCGTCGGCCACTCTCTTTGGAGAAACCAGTTGGCGAGGAGGAAGATAGCGAACTGGGTGAGTTCATCGAGGATGAGGATTCGCCTACACCCACCGATATGGCCACACAGAACCTACTGGCCGAGAAACTAGAAGAGGTGTTGAGCACCTTAAGCCCTCGCGAAGCGCGCATTTTGCGACTGCGGTTCGGGCTTCAGGATGGGCGCTCGTATACCCTAAAAGAGGTAGGGGAGAAATTTGGCCTGACACGCGAGCGTATCCGCCAGATTGAACGCGAAGCGTTGAACCGGCTCAGACACCCTAGCCGTAGCCGCCAGTTGAGGGATTATCTATCCTAA
- a CDS encoding MBL fold metallo-hydrolase, with amino-acid sequence MATLTLLGTAAAIPTVGHDTTFMLVAGDESTVLIDCGGSPAQKLEVAGLDIEELDYLLFTHRHTDHVYGVPLLLLNLSLLGRTRPLHLAGSAETLDVVRQLLSTLHWEDWPTPVPLVWHEVLMRYEALIADLPDLRLSACPVPHFDLQAIAIKVLDKKSGGVMVYSGDTGLASRLARFARGADVLVHEATGHVDGGHSSAAEAGQVAQQAGAGLLVLVHYDARDQDLRTLVREAEEVFGGRVELGRDFAVYEW; translated from the coding sequence ATGGCAACTCTCACGCTCTTGGGTACTGCGGCGGCCATCCCAACTGTTGGCCACGACACCACATTTATGCTGGTGGCTGGCGACGAATCCACAGTGTTGATTGATTGCGGTGGCAGCCCGGCACAGAAACTGGAGGTGGCTGGGCTTGACATTGAGGAACTGGATTACCTGCTATTCACCCATCGCCACACTGACCACGTCTACGGCGTTCCCTTACTATTGCTCAACTTAAGTCTGTTAGGGCGGACGCGACCGCTGCATTTGGCAGGAAGTGCGGAAACCCTGGACGTCGTTCGACAGTTGCTTAGCACGCTTCATTGGGAAGATTGGCCCACGCCGGTGCCTTTGGTTTGGCATGAGGTATTGATGCGTTATGAAGCGCTGATAGCCGACTTGCCTGATCTACGCCTGAGTGCATGCCCAGTACCTCACTTTGATCTTCAAGCCATCGCTATCAAGGTTCTAGACAAGAAATCGGGCGGAGTAATGGTGTACTCCGGCGACACAGGCTTGGCTTCTCGGTTGGCCCGTTTCGCCCGGGGCGCAGACGTCCTAGTCCATGAGGCAACTGGGCATGTAGATGGTGGGCATTCCTCCGCTGCAGAGGCTGGCCAGGTCGCGCAACAGGCAGGGGCAGGTTTATTGGTTCTTGTGCACTACGATGCGCGAGATCAGGACTTGCGCACCCTAGTCCGCGAAGCCGAGGAGGTTTTCGGCGGACGGGTGGAATTGGGGCGCGATTTCGCGGTATATGAATGGTGA
- a CDS encoding glycosyltransferase family 4 protein, whose product MKIALVSPYDYPYPGGVTEHISHLDRIFRNWGHEVKIIAPCTAEAGEGSEDLIKISDNVVRLPFSGSISRVSLSPSVYRRVKKILQRERFDIVHLHEPMMPAVPLMTLYHSKSINVGTFHAYRESHFIFEAAQPILQRLMDKLHGKIAVSMASLEYISRYFPGDYVIIPNGVDVQRFGAPDIQPIERFNDGRPNILFVGRLEKRKGFRYLLQAYPYVKQAVPEVRLLVVGAYTKEDKEPFVREARRLNLRGIHFIGRVSAAELPRWYRSCDIFCAPSTGFESFGIVLLEAMAAGKPIVASSIAGYRTVMEDEVEGLFVEPENERDLADKLIALLKDPARRRLMGERGRQKAAAYSWERVGAQVMDYYNSLLDRWGKSAHAE is encoded by the coding sequence ATGAAAATCGCTCTGGTCTCCCCTTATGATTACCCGTATCCCGGTGGCGTTACGGAGCACATATCTCACCTGGATCGGATCTTCCGTAACTGGGGTCACGAGGTGAAGATCATCGCCCCTTGCACCGCTGAGGCTGGTGAAGGAAGCGAAGACCTTATTAAGATAAGCGATAACGTTGTTCGCTTGCCATTTAGCGGGTCTATTTCGCGGGTGTCGCTTTCACCAAGCGTTTACCGACGGGTCAAGAAGATTCTGCAGCGCGAGAGGTTCGATATCGTGCATTTGCATGAGCCCATGATGCCCGCGGTACCCCTAATGACCTTATATCACTCGAAAAGTATCAACGTTGGCACGTTCCACGCCTATCGGGAGTCGCATTTTATCTTCGAGGCTGCGCAGCCGATTTTACAACGGCTGATGGACAAACTGCATGGAAAGATCGCCGTCTCGATGGCTTCATTGGAGTATATCAGCCGATATTTCCCCGGCGACTATGTGATTATTCCCAATGGCGTTGATGTACAGCGCTTCGGTGCCCCCGATATTCAACCCATTGAGCGTTTTAACGATGGGCGGCCTAACATCCTCTTCGTGGGCCGGCTGGAGAAACGCAAGGGATTCCGCTACTTACTGCAAGCCTATCCCTATGTCAAACAGGCTGTCCCAGAAGTGCGCCTGCTGGTCGTGGGCGCGTACACCAAAGAGGATAAAGAACCCTTCGTTCGTGAGGCCCGGCGGCTTAACTTGCGAGGTATCCATTTCATAGGGCGGGTCTCGGCGGCAGAACTACCTCGCTGGTACCGCTCTTGCGACATCTTCTGTGCTCCTTCCACCGGCTTCGAAAGTTTCGGCATCGTTTTACTGGAGGCGATGGCTGCGGGGAAGCCTATCGTCGCCTCCAGTATTGCAGGCTACCGCACGGTTATGGAAGATGAGGTGGAGGGCCTGTTTGTCGAGCCGGAGAACGAGCGCGATTTAGCCGATAAATTGATTGCCTTGTTAAAAGACCCCGCTCGGAGAAGGCTTATGGGCGAGCGCGGCCGACAGAAAGCCGCAGCCTATTCGTGGGAGCGAGTGGGTGCGCAGGTAATGGACTATTACAATTCGCTTTTAGATAGATGGGGGAAAAGCGCGCATGCTGAGTGA
- a CDS encoding CDP-alcohol phosphatidyltransferase family protein gives MLSERLRRWSQRFITPMAVTIGKLGLSPNMLTILGFLLNMAVASVLASGTLRAGGVLVILASLFDTLDGAVARATNRVSVFGAFFDSVLDRYSEAALYFGLLVWYIRLGFTEGIFLVYATLIGSFLVSYTRARAEGVGIECREGWFTRFERLTVLILGLLTLQLRLALWVLAICSNLTAVQRIWHVWQATRQTQQ, from the coding sequence ATGCTGAGTGAGAGACTACGACGCTGGAGCCAGCGGTTCATCACTCCAATGGCAGTGACAATTGGCAAACTGGGCCTTTCCCCGAACATGTTAACAATCCTGGGGTTCCTCCTGAATATGGCAGTAGCCAGCGTGCTGGCCAGTGGTACATTGCGCGCGGGTGGGGTCTTGGTTATATTGGCGAGCCTGTTCGATACTTTGGATGGCGCGGTGGCGCGTGCGACCAACCGCGTGTCGGTATTCGGGGCCTTTTTCGATTCGGTACTGGATCGGTACTCTGAAGCAGCCTTATACTTTGGCCTGCTAGTATGGTATATCAGACTTGGCTTCACAGAAGGGATATTTCTAGTTTACGCGACCCTCATTGGCTCATTCCTCGTCAGTTACACCCGTGCACGTGCCGAGGGTGTGGGCATTGAGTGCCGCGAGGGCTGGTTCACGCGTTTCGAGCGACTGACCGTGCTTATCCTAGGATTGCTCACACTCCAGTTACGTCTGGCTCTCTGGGTACTGGCCATTTGCTCTAATCTGACGGCAGTGCAACGGATATGGCATGTCTGGCAGGCCACTCGTCAGACACAGCAGTAA
- a CDS encoding phosphotransferase, producing the protein MEAERWGKADLHIHSAAGDGIASPAEILEYVEYHTDLDLIAITDHDNLSGSMEARELAARKGYRVQVVIGSEVTTTGGHLLCYGIEERIPMLRSLSYVVKLVHERGGFVIVPHPMSWLTISVGERALRKAQASETDGLYFDGLEVINPALAGRVTYSRLLQLNRQVLRLAECAGSDSHSLDFLGTVYTRFPGCTVEDFRHALHNRTTKAMGDFWGLEEYRQLSKIAGRQMFRSLILVPGQHVQRALYSLLHRRAQ; encoded by the coding sequence ATGGAGGCTGAACGCTGGGGCAAGGCTGACCTGCATATCCATAGCGCTGCCGGTGACGGCATAGCGAGCCCCGCCGAGATATTGGAATATGTTGAATATCACACCGATCTCGATTTGATTGCCATCACCGACCATGACAACCTCTCTGGCAGCATGGAGGCGCGTGAGCTCGCGGCGCGCAAGGGTTATCGCGTCCAAGTCGTTATCGGCAGTGAAGTCACCACCACTGGCGGCCATCTGCTTTGCTATGGCATAGAAGAACGTATTCCGATGCTGCGCTCACTCTCCTATGTAGTCAAACTAGTACACGAGCGTGGGGGTTTCGTGATCGTTCCCCATCCGATGAGTTGGCTCACCATCAGCGTGGGCGAGAGGGCCCTCAGAAAGGCCCAGGCGAGCGAGACAGACGGCCTCTACTTTGATGGGCTGGAAGTGATCAATCCTGCTCTTGCTGGGCGCGTTACTTACTCGCGGCTGCTCCAACTCAACCGCCAGGTGTTGCGCTTAGCCGAATGCGCAGGCAGTGACAGCCACAGCCTCGATTTCCTGGGCACAGTCTACACTCGTTTTCCTGGTTGCACCGTTGAGGATTTCCGCCATGCGCTTCACAACCGCACTACCAAGGCTATGGGCGATTTCTGGGGATTGGAAGAATACCGACAACTATCCAAGATAGCCGGTCGTCAGATGTTCCGTAGTTTAATCCTTGTGCCTGGACAGCATGTACAGCGCGCTTTATACTCCCTCCTTCACAGGCGGGCCCAATGA
- a CDS encoding GNAT family N-acetyltransferase, which produces MKHCDFCDQPAIYRCAQSGRYLCVSHARIDVVAPEDGDKARPLPVRPAEPGDREALYALAMHFWGETEVDALGQRYDLLSLPAFVACVGDNVVGALSYAVEDDRLHIVALHILPDYQGSGTGHALVQEAIAQAKREGLARVVLVTTNDNLPALYFYQRLGFLLVGLVPGALVHLHGREEPGMAGIPVRDEVQLELPLRTE; this is translated from the coding sequence ATGAAACACTGTGATTTCTGCGACCAGCCTGCTATTTACCGCTGTGCTCAGAGCGGACGCTACCTCTGTGTGAGCCATGCTCGTATTGACGTCGTCGCCCCAGAGGACGGAGACAAAGCACGTCCTCTACCAGTGCGACCGGCTGAACCTGGCGATCGCGAGGCATTGTATGCGCTGGCCATGCACTTCTGGGGGGAAACCGAGGTAGATGCCCTTGGGCAGCGATACGACTTGCTTTCCTTGCCAGCCTTTGTTGCGTGCGTGGGCGATAACGTGGTAGGAGCCCTCTCTTATGCAGTGGAAGATGACCGGCTGCACATTGTTGCCCTTCACATCCTGCCCGACTATCAGGGCTCCGGCACAGGCCACGCCTTAGTTCAAGAAGCCATTGCACAGGCTAAGCGTGAGGGCTTAGCACGGGTTGTGCTCGTTACCACGAATGACAACCTGCCGGCGCTATACTTTTATCAACGCTTGGGCTTCCTTCTCGTTGGTTTGGTACCAGGCGCATTGGTGCACCTACACGGTAGGGAAGAGCCGGGCATGGCAGGCATCCCTGTCCGCGATGAAGTTCAATTGGAACTACCTTTGCGCACGGAGTAA
- a CDS encoding ATP-dependent Clp protease proteolytic subunit codes for MDFLNLLWLFFILSALVPAIQRWILVTKRQMAIHALERKRKSRVITMIHRQETMSILGIPISRYIDIEDSEQVLRAIRLTDENVPIDLVLHTPGGLVLAAEQIACALNRHKAKVTVFVPHYAMSGGTLVALAADEIVMDPNAVLGPVDPQLGTPGGAYYPAASVLAALKQENPNRDDQTLILGDVAKKAIQQVYNTVFNLLRDNLPEETAKKIAGLLSDGTWTHDYPISVEEARGMGLPVTEDMPREIYELMDLYPQAGPRRPSVEFIPQPYRPVPPARRNGESV; via the coding sequence ATGGATTTCCTAAATCTATTGTGGCTATTCTTTATCTTGTCGGCGTTAGTACCGGCCATACAGCGCTGGATACTCGTCACCAAGCGCCAGATGGCCATCCACGCCCTGGAACGAAAGCGCAAGTCCCGCGTGATTACGATGATTCACCGGCAGGAGACTATGAGTATCCTGGGGATTCCCATCAGCCGATACATTGACATCGAAGACTCAGAGCAAGTATTACGCGCTATCCGGCTGACTGACGAAAACGTGCCCATTGATCTGGTATTGCACACGCCAGGTGGTCTGGTCCTGGCTGCGGAGCAGATCGCCTGTGCCCTGAACCGTCATAAGGCCAAGGTGACGGTTTTCGTCCCCCACTACGCTATGTCTGGTGGCACATTAGTGGCCTTGGCCGCTGACGAGATTGTGATGGACCCCAACGCTGTACTGGGGCCGGTGGATCCCCAATTAGGCACGCCTGGTGGCGCATATTACCCAGCCGCCTCGGTGCTCGCTGCACTGAAACAGGAGAACCCCAACCGCGATGACCAGACCCTCATCCTAGGTGATGTGGCGAAAAAGGCTATCCAGCAGGTGTACAATACTGTCTTCAATTTACTCCGAGATAACTTGCCCGAAGAAACTGCCAAGAAAATCGCTGGATTGTTGAGCGATGGCACCTGGACTCATGACTACCCCATCTCTGTAGAGGAAGCACGGGGCATGGGCTTGCCTGTTACTGAGGATATGCCCAGGGAGATCTACGAACTGATGGATCTCTATCCGCAGGCCGGTCCACGGCGACCATCGGTCGAGTTCATTCCCCAACCATATCGACCCGTACCCCCTGCACGCAGAAACGGAGAGTCTGTGTAG
- a CDS encoding CDP-alcohol phosphatidyltransferase family protein produces MKKWVTEMAYQGDSYSSLERRLLWPIRSELMRFWHPLVRILARLGISPNVVSLSQIPAGLSVVWLIPKHPRLALALYVITLAMDGLDGALARHTGQVSPFGALIDQFSDHVREMIVVLGLVWLGALHPLLGGLFPFLLLCFNLTIALCNLYQVPIPLALKHYLTMYPGLFLYLWFDINVMNIAVSISVLLMCVVIIQGLLHLRGALT; encoded by the coding sequence ATGAAGAAGTGGGTTACAGAGATGGCATATCAGGGCGACTCTTACTCCTCTCTCGAGCGACGCTTGCTCTGGCCAATACGCAGCGAATTGATGCGCTTCTGGCATCCCTTGGTACGCATTTTGGCTCGCCTCGGTATATCACCCAATGTGGTTTCGTTGTCTCAGATCCCTGCCGGTTTGAGCGTAGTGTGGCTCATCCCAAAACACCCTCGCCTGGCGCTTGCCCTATATGTGATTACCCTCGCGATGGATGGATTGGACGGCGCACTGGCACGACACACAGGCCAGGTCTCCCCGTTCGGTGCACTGATAGACCAATTTTCGGACCATGTCCGCGAGATGATCGTCGTCCTGGGTTTGGTCTGGCTGGGAGCATTACACCCGCTTTTGGGCGGGCTCTTCCCATTCCTGTTGCTCTGTTTTAACCTAACCATTGCCCTCTGCAATCTCTATCAGGTGCCTATCCCACTGGCATTGAAACATTACCTGACCATGTACCCCGGGCTGTTCCTTTATCTGTGGTTCGATATCAATGTGATGAACATTGCTGTGAGCATTAGCGTGTTATTGATGTGCGTAGTAATCATTCAGGGCCTACTGCATTTGCGCGGTGCTCTGACCTAA
- the infA gene encoding translation initiation factor IF-1 encodes MVKKESQEKIEVQGTITEALPNATFRVELDNGQQVLAYISGRMRKNYIKVLLGDRVLVELSPYDPMRGRITYRFKKRASELD; translated from the coding sequence TTGGTCAAGAAAGAGAGTCAAGAAAAAATAGAGGTTCAGGGCACTATCACCGAGGCTTTGCCCAACGCTACCTTCCGTGTGGAGTTGGACAACGGTCAACAGGTGTTGGCCTATATTTCCGGCCGGATGCGGAAGAACTACATCAAGGTGTTGCTCGGCGATCGGGTCCTGGTAGAACTTTCGCCCTATGATCCGATGCGCGGCCGTATCACTTATCGCTTCAAAAAACGCGCATCCGAATTAGACTGA
- a CDS encoding amidohydrolase — MAADLILRRGHIYTMDHKLPYAEAVAIARNRILAVGTEAEIGALSAPGTRIIDLTGRAVIPGLIDAHVHFGWWAQRCQRIDLRNASSMQECLGRVAARVAITPSGEWLRGDGWDRNLWSDSPFPDRFALDKVAPEHPVALCSKDGHCLWVNTQALAILGIGPDTPDPAGGEIVRDPQTGMPTGILKETAQNLVTDHLPKPDLPTYEAILRQAISEVHRLGITSVHVPEGTEEFAAYQSLRNKGGLRLRIYMMLPVQSLEQAIGVGLRTGFGDEMLRVGPIKIFADGALGSRTADMLEPYSNEPYNCGIEVTATEELRQLVRRANAAGLTVAIHAIGDRANRRAIDVLSEIHAEGLDKGLRNRIEHLQLLTPEDLPRLATCGAIASMQPIHATSDMEIADRYWGKRARYAYAWRSVLDAGGRLAFGSDSPVESINPFLGIYAAVTRRRADGTPRDGWYPQECISVEEAVRAYTLGAAFASGEEQIKGSITPGKLADLVVLSDNIFVSKPDRMLETLPVLTIFDGCVVFEQ; from the coding sequence ATGGCAGCGGATCTGATCTTGCGCCGCGGACACATCTACACGATGGATCATAAGCTGCCTTACGCTGAGGCTGTGGCCATCGCAAGGAATCGCATTTTGGCTGTCGGGACGGAAGCGGAGATAGGAGCCTTGTCTGCTCCCGGCACACGAATCATAGATTTGACTGGGCGTGCGGTTATCCCCGGCCTGATTGATGCCCACGTCCATTTTGGCTGGTGGGCTCAAAGATGCCAACGCATAGATCTGCGCAATGCATCCTCAATGCAGGAGTGTCTGGGACGTGTGGCAGCACGGGTAGCGATAACACCAAGCGGTGAATGGCTGCGAGGGGATGGCTGGGATCGTAATCTCTGGTCAGATAGTCCCTTTCCAGATCGTTTTGCATTGGACAAAGTGGCTCCAGAACACCCCGTAGCCCTCTGCAGCAAAGATGGGCATTGCTTATGGGTGAACACGCAGGCTCTTGCTATCCTGGGCATCGGTCCCGATACTCCTGACCCGGCCGGTGGCGAGATCGTCCGCGACCCGCAGACCGGCATGCCCACTGGCATTTTGAAAGAAACGGCACAAAACCTAGTAACCGATCATCTGCCCAAACCAGATTTGCCCACCTACGAGGCTATCCTACGCCAGGCCATCTCTGAGGTCCACCGTCTGGGTATCACTTCGGTGCATGTTCCTGAGGGAACCGAAGAGTTCGCAGCATACCAGTCGCTACGAAACAAGGGCGGACTTCGCCTCCGCATTTATATGATGCTCCCTGTCCAGTCGCTTGAGCAGGCTATCGGAGTGGGTCTGCGCACTGGTTTCGGTGATGAAATGTTGCGCGTGGGTCCAATCAAAATCTTTGCTGACGGGGCTCTCGGATCGCGCACTGCGGATATGTTGGAACCTTATAGCAATGAACCCTACAACTGTGGTATAGAGGTCACCGCCACTGAAGAACTGCGCCAACTCGTTCGGCGTGCCAATGCCGCTGGTTTGACCGTCGCGATTCATGCTATTGGCGATCGCGCCAACCGCCGCGCGATAGACGTGCTATCGGAAATCCATGCCGAGGGATTGGACAAAGGTCTGCGTAACCGCATTGAGCACTTGCAATTGCTCACTCCCGAGGATTTGCCCCGGCTGGCTACATGCGGTGCCATTGCCTCGATGCAGCCTATCCATGCCACATCTGATATGGAGATAGCGGACCGCTATTGGGGAAAGCGGGCGCGCTATGCTTATGCCTGGCGCAGCGTGCTCGACGCCGGGGGGCGGCTGGCCTTTGGATCCGATAGCCCTGTCGAGAGCATCAATCCTTTTCTGGGCATCTACGCGGCGGTTACACGACGCCGTGCCGATGGCACACCGAGGGATGGCTGGTACCCCCAGGAATGTATCAGTGTCGAGGAAGCAGTTCGCGCTTACACGTTAGGAGCAGCCTTTGCCTCAGGCGAAGAACAGATAAAGGGGTCTATCACACCAGGAAAGTTAGCCGATTTGGTGGTTCTCTCCGATAATATTTTCGTCTCTAAACCAGATCGGATGCTCGAAACGTTGCCAGTACTGACGATTTTCGATGGCTGCGTGGTGTTTGAACAATAA
- a CDS encoding undecaprenyl-phosphate glucose phosphotransferase — MNGKRAVLFGLLTVLMDVAMIILGFLLAYWMRLLTEYPAPVNPYPFRYYSGMLVVQIFTLLATFFFYRLYHPKRSMSRIDKFTSIFSAVSIGTIMAMAFTSFIYKNELDYPRAMILYAWILTVVTVAIGRLTTDHLWQRWRRDNPSRVLIVGAGDVGRMILQKIHQSPNLGYVCVGFADDTPGRTEVAGVPILGRTREVGLIIRQHDVHDVIIGLPEASHEDILEIISQCEGARVGVRVFPDLFQIMASEVSIDDMSGLPLLSVRDVAMRGWRLTIKRAMDVIISGLFLIFASPLMLFLALLIKLDSPGPVFYSQERMGLDAKPFPMLKFRSMRVGAEDETGPVWATKDDPRRTRVGSFLRRYSLDELPQFINVLLGDMSLVGPRPERPIFVEQFRQVVPRYMERHKEKAGLTGWAQVNGLRGDTSIIERTKYDLWYIENWSLALDIKIMLKTLAALFRGKNAY; from the coding sequence ATGAACGGGAAACGCGCGGTTCTTTTTGGGTTACTTACCGTCCTTATGGACGTGGCGATGATCATCCTGGGCTTTCTCCTGGCCTACTGGATGCGCCTACTCACCGAGTATCCTGCACCTGTGAACCCTTATCCCTTCCGTTACTACAGTGGCATGTTAGTTGTTCAGATATTCACTTTGCTCGCCACTTTCTTTTTCTATCGCCTTTATCACCCCAAGCGCAGTATGTCCCGCATTGACAAGTTCACCTCCATCTTTTCGGCAGTGTCCATTGGCACTATTATGGCCATGGCCTTCACATCCTTTATCTACAAAAATGAACTGGACTACCCTCGTGCTATGATTCTCTATGCCTGGATACTGACTGTGGTCACTGTCGCCATCGGTCGCCTCACCACCGACCATCTTTGGCAACGTTGGCGCAGGGACAATCCGAGCCGTGTGTTGATCGTGGGCGCTGGTGATGTGGGGCGAATGATCTTGCAGAAGATTCATCAGTCTCCCAATTTGGGCTATGTCTGCGTGGGTTTCGCCGACGATACTCCAGGCCGCACAGAAGTGGCGGGTGTGCCAATCCTGGGGCGTACCAGAGAGGTAGGACTCATCATTCGTCAGCACGATGTGCACGACGTCATTATAGGCCTGCCCGAGGCCAGCCATGAAGATATCCTCGAAATCATCTCTCAATGCGAAGGGGCCCGCGTTGGCGTCCGTGTGTTTCCCGACTTATTCCAGATCATGGCCTCCGAAGTGAGCATTGACGATATGAGTGGGTTACCCCTATTGTCGGTGCGCGATGTGGCCATGCGTGGCTGGCGGCTGACTATCAAACGGGCGATGGATGTCATCATCAGCGGGCTCTTTCTTATTTTCGCTTCTCCGCTTATGCTGTTTTTGGCTCTATTGATCAAACTGGATTCACCCGGTCCAGTTTTTTATAGCCAAGAACGCATGGGGTTGGATGCAAAGCCTTTTCCTATGCTCAAGTTCCGTTCCATGCGTGTGGGCGCGGAAGACGAGACCGGTCCAGTATGGGCCACAAAAGACGATCCACGCCGTACACGAGTGGGCTCCTTTTTGCGCCGTTATTCCCTCGATGAGTTGCCGCAGTTCATCAATGTGCTTCTGGGTGACATGAGTTTGGTTGGTCCTCGGCCCGAGCGTCCTATTTTCGTGGAACAATTCCGCCAAGTGGTACCGCGTTACATGGAGCGACACAAGGAAAAGGCCGGTCTGACCGGGTGGGCCCAGGTCAATGGGTTGCGCGGAGATACCTCCATCATCGAGCGTACCAAGTACGACCTCTGGTACATCGAGAACTGGTCCCTAGCCCTCGACATCAAGATCATGTTGAAGACACTCGCTGCCCTCTTCCGAGGCAAGAATGCCTACTAA